CACGGCGAGCGCGATGCCCGCGGGGTGCTGACGACCCAGGGTGCGGGGCGCGACACCGACGAGGACGTAGGTGACCGCCGCCATCACCGCGGTCGTCACGACGAGCAGCGCCGGCCACTCGCGCAGCGGCGCAGCCAGCGCGAGCGCAGCGGCCACCACCGCCCCGGTCTCCGCGGTGACCCGCACGAGCGTGGACACGTTGATGAACGGCGGGTAGTTCGCGAGCACCCGCTGGACGGCGGGCGCGCCGCGGCGGCCCTCGGCCACGAGCCGGGCCGCCTCCGGCCGGGTCAGCCGGTTGAGCGCGGCCTCGGTGGCGGCGAGCACCCCGGCGAGCACGACGAGCAGGACGGCGAGCACGGCCATCCAGCCGGCCGGGGCGCTGCTCACCGGCGGCCGGACAGGAACGTCAGCAGCAGCCGGCGCTGCAGCGCGAACATCTCCTTCTCCTCCTCGGGCTCGGCGTGGTCGAACCCGAGCAGGTGGAGGATCCCGTGGGCGGTGAGCAGCAGGAGCTCCTCGGCGGTGGAGTGGCCTGCCTCGGCGGCCTGGCGGGCGGCCACCTCGGGGCACAGGACGACGTCCCCGAGCAACCCGGCCGGTGCCGGCTCCGCCTCGGTCCCGGGGCGCAGCTCGTCCATCGGGAAGGACAGCACGTCGGTGGGGCCCGGCTCGTCCATCCACTGCTCGTGCAGCCGGCTCATGGTCTCGGTGTCGACGAGGAGCACCGACAGGTCGGCCTGCGGGTGCACGTGCATCTCGTCGAGCACGTACCGGGCGAGGGCGCCCACCTCTGCCTCGTCGACGTCCCGGCCGGACTCGTTGAGGACCTCGACGCTCACGTCGCCGAGCCCCTGGCGGGCCGGCCGCGCCCGCCACCGACGCGGGCGGCGTCCCAGCGACCGTAGGCGTCGACGATGTCGCTGACCAGCTTGTGCCGCACGACGTCCTGGCTGGTCAGAGAGGCGAAGTGGACGTCCTCGACGTCGTCCAGGATCTCCTGGACGACGCGCAGGCCGGACGTCGTCCCGGCGGGTAGGTCGACCTGGGTCACGTCGCCGGTGACGACCATCTTGGAGCCGAAGCCGAGGCGGGTGAGGAACATCTTCATCTGCTCGGCGGAGGTGTTCTGCGCCTCGTCGAGGATGATGAACGCGTCGTTGAGAGTACGTCCGCGCATGTACGCCAGCGGGGCCACCTCGATGGTGCCCGCGGCCATCAGCCGGGGGATGGCCTCCGGGTCCATCATGTCGTGCAGGGCGTCGTAGAGCGGCCGCAGGTACGGGTCGATCTTCTCGGTCAGCGTCCCCGGCAGGAAGCCGAGCCGCTCCCCCGCCTCGACCGCGGGCCGGGTGAGGATGATCCGGTTGACGTACTTGGCCTGCAGCGCCTGCACGGCCTTGGCCATGGCCAGGTAGGTCTTGCCGGTGCCGGCCGGGCCGATGCCGAAGACGACGGTGTGGTCGTCGATCGCGTCGACGTACCGCTTCTGGTTGAGCGTCTTGGGCCGGATGGTCCGGCCCCGTGCGGACAGGATGTTGAGGGTCAGCACGTCGGCGGGCCGCTCGGTGAGCTGCTGACGCAGCATCGCGACCGAGCGCTCCACGGCGTCCGGGCTCAGCGCGTGGCCCGCCTCCAGCACGGCGAGCAGCTCGTCGACGAGCCGCTCGACGAGGGCCATCTCACCGGGGTCCCCGGTGAGCGTCACCTCGTTGCCGCGGGCCAGCACGTCGACGCGAGGAAAGGCGCGCTCGATCACCGTGAGCAGCTCGTCGCGGGCTCCGAGCAGAGCCACCATCGGCACCTCGGGAGGCACGACGATCCGGTGCTGGGACTGGTGCTGGGGCTGCTCGGCCATGGTCGGGCGCGGGGCCCTGCTCCTCGGGGTCGGGGCGACGTGTCCCGCCCATGCTACGCGCGGTCAGCCGGGGGGCCACTGCATGGAGCGCCCGCCCAGGACGTGACCGTGCACGTGGAAGACGCTCTGCCCGGCCGCGCGGCCGGTGTTGAACAGCAGCCGGAACTGCCCGTCGCACTCGTCCGCGGCCACCTCGGCACCCACCCTGACGACGTCGGCGAGCAGGTCCTTGTCGGCGGCGGCGAGCGCGGCGACGTCCGGGTAGTGCGCGACCGGCACCACGAGGACGTGCACCGGGGCCTTGGGGTCGACGTCCCGGAAGGCGACGACCCGCTCGTCCCGGCGCACGACGTCGGCAGGCAGGTCCCCGGCCACGATCCGGCAGAACAGGCACTCCGGGTCCGTGTCTGGGCTCGACAGGTTCACGCCCGCCAGGTTATCGGGACGGCGAGCCTGCAGGACGGCGAGCCTGCGGGACGTCGTGTCAACCGGACGGCAGGCTGGGGCGTGTACGTCGTGTGAGCGTGCTGGTGGGAACGGAACCGGAGGCGAGGTGGACCGTGGACGAGGCCGCCCGCGTGACCGAGCCCGTCGCCGGTGACCCGCGGGACTGGGACGCCGACACCGCGGTCGCGAACCTGTACGCGGTGCACTGGCGGCCGATGGTCCGCCTGGCCGCTCTGCTGATGGGCGAGACGGCGTCCGCCGAGGAGGTCGTCGCCGACGCCTTCGTCGGCCTGCACCGCCGGTGGCCCCGGCTGCGGGACCCGCAGGCGGCTGCGGCCTACCTGCGGGCCAGCGTGGTCAACGGCAGCAGGTCGGTGCGCCGGCACCGGGACGTCGAGGTCCGCCGCCGCCAGCCGGGGTCGCCGGAGCCGGCGGGACCGGAGGAGCGCGCGCTGCGCTCCGAGGAGGACGCCCGGGTGCTCGCAGCGCTGCGCCGGCTGCCACGCCGGCAGCAGGAGGTGCTCGTGCTGCGCTACTACGCCGACGCGTCGGAGGCCGAGATCGCCGACACGCTGGGGGTCAGCCGCGGGGCCGTGAAGAGTCACGCTCACCGTGGCGTCGCCGCCCTGCGGGCGGCCCTGACCGAGGAGGGGCTGCGGTGAACGACGAGACCGTCCCCCTGCACGACCCCGGCCACGAGCCGGACGACGAGACGGTGCGGCTGCTGCGCCGCGCCCTGACCAGGGAGGCCGAGATGGTGGAACCGCGCGACGGCATGGAGGACATCCGGCGACGCACGGCAGGGCAGGACCAGGGGCAGGGCGGTGGACGCCGGTGGGTGCCCTGGGCGGCGGCCGTCGCGGCCGCTGCGGTGGTCGGCCTCGTCGTCGGCGGCATCGTCGGGACGGACGACGACGAGCCGCTCCCGGCAGCGACCGGGACCACCGACCCGACGCCCACGTCACAGCCGACGACGACACCCCCCACGACGACCTCGCCCACGAGCCCGGGGTCCACGACCGACGCCGCGACCGGCGTCGTGGAGAACGCCCCCGTCTACTGGGTGGGGCCGTCGAAGACGTCGTTCTGGCTGTACCGGGAGTTCCGGGACGTGCCCGACCTCGGCGACCCGGTGACCTCCGCGGTGGCGGCGATGACCCGCGAGGAGCCGCTCGACCCTGACTACATGAACCCCTGGCAGCCCGCCGAGCGGATCGAGGTGACCCGGGACGGCGACGCGATCACCGTGGACCTGTCCGCGGACGCGTTCTCCGGCACCGACGTCGGCAGCGAGCTCGCCGCACTCGCCCTGCAGCAGCTCGTCTACACCGCGACAGCGGCCGCCCAGTCCGACGGGCCGGTGACCGTCCTCGTCGACGGCGAGCCCGCCGAGGTGTGGGGTGTGCTCGAGGTCGGCGAGCCGATGGACCGGGCCCCGCAGGTCGACGTCCAGGCCTCGACCTGGATCATCGAGCCCGAGCAGGGCGAGACGGTGAGCAACCCGGTCCACGTGGTCGGGTACGGGACGGCGTTCGAGGCCACGTTCAGCTGGGAGGTCCGGGACGCGGGCACCGACGAGGTGGTGCAGGAGGGCTTCGTCACCGGTGAGGGGTCGATGGGCACCTACGGGGACTTCGAGTTCACTCTCGACGACCTCGCGCCCGGGGACTACGTGCTCGAGGTCTACCAGGGCGACATGAGCGACGGGGAGTCCCCCGAGGGCCCGCGGATGTACCCCGACACCAAGGAGTTCACCGTCGACTGACCCGTCCCACCGTGATCATGCAATCCCGCCACCCCTCAACCCCACCGTGATCATGCAATCCCGCCACCCCTCAGCCCCTCCGTGATCATGCAATCCCGCCACCCTCCTCTCACAGAATGCTGCGCCCGGAGGATCGTTGCCGGCGTGTCGCGCCTGCGAGCCAGCACTCTGCGAGTGAGCGGGCGAGGACTGGGGTGGCGGGATTGCATGATCACGACGAGGGGTTGAGGTCCGACTGACCGCGGAGCGGGCGCAGGGGGTAGCGGGGTCAGCGACCGGCGAAGCGGTCGCGCAGGCGGGAGAAGACGTTCTGCTGCGCGGACTCGACCCGCCCCTGGGGACGTTCCTCGCCCCGCAGCCGCGCCAGCTCCCGCAGCAGCCGCTCCTGCTCCTCGTCCAGCTTCGTGGGGGTCTGCACCTCGATGTGCACGTGCAGGTCCCCACGCCCGCCGACGCGCAGCCGAGTCACGCCGTGCTCTCGCAGGGTGACGACCTCCCCGGAGCTCGTCCCGGGCCGGACGTCGACCGGCACGGTCCCGTCCAGGGTCTCCAGCTCGATGGTCGTCCCCAGTGCGGCGCCGGTCATCGGCACGGTGACCGTGCAGTGCAGGTCGTCACCGCGCCGGGTCAGCGTCTCGTGCGGCCGGACGGCGATCTCGACGTAGAGGTCACCGGGGGGCCCGCCGGCCGGGCCGACCTCGCCCCGACCGGTGAGCTGGATGCGGGTGCCGGAGTCCACCCCCGGCGGGACCTTGATGGTGAGGCTGCGACGCGAACGCACCCGCCCCTCCCCGGAGCACTCCAGGCAGGGCTCGGGGATGACGGTGCCGTACCCCTGGCAGCTCGGGCACGGGGTCGTCGTCATCACCTGCCCGAGGAAGGACCGGGCCACTCGCTGCACCTGGCCGCGGCCGCCGCAGACGTCGCAGGTGCGCGGGGACGTACCGGGCCGGCAGCAGCTGCCCTGACAGGTCGGGCACAGCACCGCGGTGTCGACCTGGAGCTCCCGCTCGGAGCCGAAGACCGCCTCGGCGAGGTCGACCTCGAGCCGGACGAGGGCGTCCTGGCCCCGGCGCTGCCGGGTCGCCGGCCCGCGCTGGCCGGCTGAGCCGCCGAAGAAGGTCTCGAAGATGTCGCTGAAGCCGAAGCCGGGCCCGAACCCGCCCCCGGTCCCGTTGGGGTCGGCCCCCATGTCGTAGGCGCGGCGCTTGTCGGGGTTGGACAGCACCTCGTAGGCGGCCGACACCTCCTTGAACCGCTCCGCGGAGTCGGGTCCACCGACATCCGGGTGGAGCTTGCGCGCCAGCCGACGGTAGGCCTTCTTGATCTCCTCGGGCGTGGCGTCACGGCTGACGCCGAGCACGTCGTAGTGGTCGCTCACCGGTAAGTGGTCGCTTCCTGTCGGATCGGTTCGGGACGGTCGGGTTCAGCCGACCAGGATGCGGGAGACGTAGCGGGCCACCGCGCGGACCGCCGCCATCGTCGTCGGGTAGTCCATCCGGGTGGGCCCGAGGACGCCGAGACGGGCCACGTGCGATCCGGCGTCCCCTGCCGCGACGCCGTACCCGCTCGACACCACGGACGTCGTGACGAGCCCCTCGTAGAGGTTCTCGTGCCCGATTCGCACGGAGACCCCGCTGGCCGGGTCGTCGGCCATCTCCGAGAGCAGCCGGAGCAGCACGACCTGTTCCTCGATGGCCTCCAGCACGGGCCCGATCGCGGCGAAGTCGATGCCGGCGCGGGCCAGGTTCGCCGCGCCGGCCATCACCATGCGGTCCTCGCGCTGCTGGCGCAGTGCCCCCTGCAGGGCGGCGACGACCCGGCGGGCCGGTTCGCGGACCTCCGGTCGCACGGACTCGGCGAGGGGCTCCAGCCGAGTGACGGCGTCCTGCAAGGGGTGACCGGCCGCCGCCTCGTTGAGCCGGGCACGCAGCTGGCCCACCAGCTCCTCGGAGAGGTCGGCGTCGACCTCGACCGTGCGCTGCTCGACCCGGCCCGTGTCGGTGATGAGGACGACGAGCACGCGTCCGGCTCCGACCGGGACGAGCTCGACGTGCCGGACCCGCGAGCGCGTCAGTGACGGGTACTGGACGACGGCGACCTGGTGGGTCAGCTGAGCGAGCAGCCGGACGGTGCGCTCCAGCACGTCGTCGAGGTCCACGGCGTCCTGCAGCAGCGTGGTGATGGCCCGGCGCTCGGCCGGGGACAACGGCTTGACCTCCGAGAGCCGGTCGACGAAGAGCCGGTAGCCCTTGTCCGTCGGCACCCGGCCGGCGCTGGTGTGCGGCTGGGCGATGAGCCCCTCCTCCTCCAGCACCGCCATGTCGTTGCGGATGGTGGCCGGGGACACCCCGAGGTTGTGGCGGTCCACGAGGGCCTTGGAGCCGACCGGCTCGTGGGTGTCGACGTAGTCCTCGACGATCGCGCGCAGCACGGCCAGCCGGCGTTCGTCGCTCATCGGCACACCTCCTCGCAGTGCGGCCCGTGCGCAGGCGTACTGGCACTCCCGCTTGGTGAGTGCCAAGTCTACGTCCCGGGACGCCGCGCCGCCGAACGCGCCGGGTGCTGGGCGAGCCGGCCGGGCGGCGAGTGGCGGTCCGCGGCCGTGTCAGGCACGCGGTCGTCGCGCGCCGGCGCTAACGTCGCCCGCCGTGAGCGACCGCTACGGGCCCGACGTCCTGGCCACGGACTGGCGCCGCCCCCGGCGGGGGCGAAGCACGGACGCGGTCGCCGAACCCGGTCTCGTCGTCGAGGACGTCGAGACCGGCTGGTGCGGCGCCGTCGTCCGGGTCGAGAAGGCCGGCGGGGTGCACGTCGTCCAGCTCGAGGACCGCCACGGGCGTACCCGCGCCTTCCCGCTCGGGCCCGGCTTTCTGCTCGATGGTTCTCCCGTCCGGCTCGTGGCCCCCCGCAGACCCGCGGCTGCCCGGACCCCGGCCCGGACGGCGAGCGGCTCGGTGGCCGTGCCCGCAGCCCGGGCCCGGGTGGCCCGAGGGTCGCGGCTGTGGGTCGAGGGCCAGCACGACGCCGAGCTCGTCGAACGGGTCTGGGGTGACGACCTGCGGGTCGAGGGCGTCGTCGTCGAGCCGCTGTACGGCGTCGACGACCTGCCCAGCGCCGTCGAGGAGTTCGCGCCCGGGCCGGGGCGCCGCCTCGGGATCCTGCTCGACCACCTGGTGGCCGGCAGCAAGGAGGCGAGGATCGCCGAGCAGGCGCTGCGCGGCGGCCGGTACGCCGACCACGTCCTCGTCGTCGGGCACCCGTACGTCGACGTGTGGCAGGCCGTGCGACCACAGCGGATCGGTGTCGACGCCTGGCCGACCGTGCCCCGTGGGCGGCCGTGGAAGGAGGGGGTGCTGGAGGCCCTGGGCTGGCCGGCGGACGGACCGGCCGACGTGGCCGCCGGCTGGCGGCGGATCCTGGGTTCGGTGCGGTCCTACGCCGACCTCGAACCGGACCTGCTCGGGCGGGTCGAGGAGCTCATCGACTTCGTCACCGCCGACCCCGGCTGAGGTGCCGGACGCCCAGACCGGCGCGGCCCGGGAGCGACGGACGGCTGGAGGGCCTACGGTGAGCGCGTGATCTCGCGGTGGGAACGCAACTGGGCAGTTGCCGCCCACTTGACGAGCTTCGTCGCCGCCTACGTCGCCCTGGGCTTTCTCGGGCCCCTCGTCGTGCTGCTCGTCCAGGGCGACAAGTCCCCCTACGTCCGGTCGCACGCCGTGGAGGCGCTGAACTTCAACCTGACCTGGCTCATCTACATCCTGGTGTCTGCGCTCCTCGTCGTCGTCCTGGTGGGGATCGCCCTGCTCGCCGTCGTCGGGATCGCGTACGCCGTCCTGGTCGTCCTCGCCGCCGTCGCAGCCGCCGACGGGCGCACCTACCGGTATCCGCTGACGATCCGCTTCATCAGCTGACCAGCCACTAGGGTGACCACGAGGCAGCGGACGCCGCCTCGGTACCCGACAGGGGGGTCAGATGTCCCAGCACCCGACCGGTCCCGACCAGCCCGAGCAGCCGCCCCAGCGCCCCGACCAGCCACAGCAGCCACCGCCCTACGGCCAGCAGCCACCGCCCTACGGCCAGCAGCCACCGCCCTACGGCCAGCAGCCACCGCCCTACGGCCAGCAGCCACCACCGTACGGCCAGCAGCCCGGCGGCTACCAGGCGTACCCGGGCGCCGGCGCCCCACCGGCCGGTGGCTACACCAACGAGCTGAGCCCCGCCGACCAGCGGATGTGGTCGATGCTCGCCCACCTCGGCGCGATCCTCTTCAGCTTTCTCGCGCCGCTCGTCGTCTACCTCGTCATGAAGGACCGCGGCCCGTTCGTGCGTGAGCAGTCCCGCGAGGCGCTCAACTTCAACATCACCCTGGTCATCGGCTACGTCGTCGGCGCCGTCCTCACCACGGTGTTCGTCGGCGGCCTGGTGATGTTCGCACTCGGCGTGCTGAACATCGTGTTCCCGATCCTCGCCGCGATCGCGGTGAACAAGGGCGAGAACTACCGCTACCCGTTCGCCTGGCGCATCGTCACCTGACCGGTCACTCGACCGTCACCAGCCGAGCAGGTCGCGGACGACGGCGTCCGCCAGCAGCCGCCCGCGCCGGGTCAGCACCACCCGGCCGCGGGCGGCTGCCTGCCGGTCCAGCAGCCCCCGGGCGGCGAGGTCCCCGAACCGCTCCCGGCCCGCCGCCGGAACGGCGTCGGCCTCCAGGCCGTCGGCCAGCCGGACGGCGAGCATCACCCGCTCGACGTCGCGGGCCTCGTCGTCCAGCACCTCCCGGCCCTGCGCCGGGCTGCGGCCCTCGGCCAGCCGCGCCGCCCAGGCCGCGGGGTGCCGGGCGTTCCACCACCGGACGCCGCCGACGTGGCTGTGGGCTCCGGGCCCGGCGCCCCACCAGTCGTCCCCGCGCCAGTAGGACAGGTTGTGCCGGCACACGCGGTCGGCACCGCGAGCCCAGTTGCTCACCTCGTACCACCGGTAGCCGGCAGCCTCGAGGGCCGCGTCGGCGACCTCGTACTTCGCCGCCAGGTCGTCGTCGTCCGGCGCCGCCAGCTCACCTCGGCGCACCTGGGCCGCCATCCGCGTCCCCGGTTCGACCACCAGGGCGTAGGCGGAGACGTGGTCGGGCTCGCAGGCCAGCGCGGCGTCCACGCTGCGCCGCCAGTCCTGCAGGGACTCCCCCGGCGTCCCGTAGATGAGGTCGAGGCTCACCTGCAGGCCCGCCTCACGCGCCCAGCGGACGACGTCCGGCACCCGCTCCGGCCGGTGAGTGCGGTCCAGGGTCGCCAGGACGTGCGGGACGGCGGACTGCATCCCCAGGGAGACCCGGGTGAAACCGGCCGCGGCGAGCGCGTCGAGGTACCTCGCGTCGACCGAGTCGGGGTTGGCCTCGGTGGTGACCTCCGCCCCCGGCGCGAGCCCGAGGTGGCGTCGGACACCGTCGAGGACGCCGGCGAGGTCGGCCGCCGGCAGCAGCGTGGGCGTGCCGCCACCGAGAAACACGGTGGAGACGTCGCGGTGCGGGACGCCGGACGCCTCGAGCACCCGGGCGGCCACGGCGAGCTCGTCGACGAGCGCCTGCGCGTAGCCGGCGCGGCCGGCGCCGGGCAGGGAGGAGGGGCCGAGCTCCTCGGCGGTGTAGGTGTTGAAGTCGCAGTAGCCGCAGCGCACCCGGCAGAACGGCACGTGCGCGTACAGGCCCAGCGCCCTGCGCTCGGCGCCGGCCGCAGCGGACGCCGGCAGCAGCCCGTCGTCGGGGGCGGGGTCGCCGTCCGGCGGCGTCGAGGGACTCACCGCCCCAGTGTCGTTGCTACCGTCCGCGCGGTGAGCGCCGACCCCGAGGTGCGGCTGGACGTCGTCACCGCCGAGGACGAGGAACTCCGCCTCGCCGTGCTCGCGCTGCGCCCCAGACCCGAGCAGGAGGTGTTCTCCGCCACCGCGGCCCGGACCCTCCCGGAGGCCCTCGCCGACCCGGCGCGCACGCCCTTCGTCGTCCGGCGGGACGGCGCCCCGGTCGGGTTCGGCGTGCTGGACCGGGAGGGCTACCTCGACGAGCTCGTCGACGCCCCGGAGCGGGCGGTGCTGCTGCGCGGGTTCTACCTGGCCGCCGAGCACCAGGGCCGTGGCCTGGGGACCCGGGCCGCCGCCCTCGTACCGGGGCTGGCCGGTGCGCTCCACCCGGACGCCGACCTCGTCGTCCTCACCGTGAACACCGCCAACCCGGCCGCGGTGACCGCCTACCTGCGCGCGGGCTTCCGGGACACCGGCGTCACCTACCTCGGCGGGGACGCCGGGCCGCAGCACGTCCTCGTCGCACCGGTCCCGCGCGGCGGCTGACTGACCTGCGGGCTACCGCCGGGCCCTGTCCCGAGGCTTGTCCCTGGGCCTGTCCTTGGCCTTGTCCTTGGCCTTGTCGCTGTCGGCGTCGGAGGACAGCGCGGCGATGAACGCCTCCTGCGGGACCTCGACCCGCCCGACCATCTTCATCCGCTTCTTGCCCTCCTTCTGCTTCTCGAGCAGCTTGCGCTTACGGGTGATGTCTCCCCCGTAGCACTTGGCGAGGACGTCCTTGCGGATGGCCCGGATGGTCTCGCGGGCGATGACCCGTGAGCCGATGGCGGCCTGGATGGGCACCTCGAACTGCTGGCGCGGGATGAGCTCGCGCAGCTTGCCCACCATCATGACGCCGTAGGCGTAGGCCTTGTCCCGGTGCACGATGGCGCTGAACGCGTCGACCTGCTCGCCCTGCAGCAGGATGTCCACCTTGACCAGGTCGGCGGTCTGCTCGCCGTCCGGCTCGTAGTCCAGGGACGCGTAGCCGCGGGTGCGCGACTTCAGCTGGTCGAAGAAGTCGAAGACGATCTCGGCGAGCGGCAGGGTGTACCGCATCTCGACCCGGTCCTCGGACAGGTAGTCCATCCCTCGCAGGGACCCGCGCCGCTGCTGGCACAGCTCCATCACCGCGCCGATGTACTCGCTGGGGGCGAGAATCGTCGCGCGCACCACCGGCTCGCGCACCTCGGCGACCTTGCCGGCCGGGAACTCGCTGGGGTTCGTCACCTCGACCTCGGAGCCGTCCTCCATCGTCACGTGGTAGACGACGTTGGGAGCCGTGGAGATGAGGTCGAGGTCGAACTCGCGCTCGAGCCGTTCCCGGACGATCTCCAGGTGCAGCAGGCCGAGGAAGCCGCAGCGGAACCCGAACCCGAGCGCCGCGGAGGTCTCCGGCTCGTAGACGAGGGCGGCGTCGTTGAGCTTGAGCTTGTCCAGGGCGTCGCGCAGCAGCGGGTAGTCCGAGCCGTCGATCGGGTACAGGCCCGAGAACACCATCGGCCGGGGTTCGCGGTACCCGGCCAACGGCGTGGACGCCGGCCTGGCGGCGTCGGTCACCGTGTCGCCGACCTTGGACTGGCGGACGTCCTTGACCCCGGTGATGAGGTAGCCGACCTCGCCGACCCCGAGTCCCTGGGACGGCGTGGGCTCCGGGGAGATCACGCCGATCTCGAGCAGCTCGTGGTGAGCCCGGGTCGACATCATCGCGATCCGCTGGCGCGCAGACAGGTGGCCGTCGATGACCCGTACGTAGGTGACGACACCGCGGTAGCTGTCGTAGACCGAGTCGAAGATCATCGCCCGGGCCGGCGCGTCGGCGTCCCCCACCGGGGCGGGGACCCGGCGCACGATGTGGTCGAGCAGCGCCTCGACCCCCTCGCCGGTCTTACCGGACACCTTCAGGACGTCGCCCGGGTCGCAGCCGATGAGCCCTGCGAGCTCGTCGGCGTACTTCTCCGGCTGCGCGGCCGGCAGGTCGATCTTGTTGAGCACCGGGATGATCTCGAGGTCGTTCTCCATCGCCAGGTACAGGTTGGCCAGCGTCTGCGCCTCGATCCCCTGGGCGGCGTCCACGAGCAGGACGGCGCCCTCGCACGCCGCCAGGGAGCGGCTCACCTCGTAGGTGAAGTCGACGTGGCCAGGGGTGTCGATCATGTTGAGCGCGTGCGCGGTGCCGTCGAGCTCCCACGGCATCCGCACCGCCTGGCTCTTGATCGTGATACCGCGCTCGCGCTCGATGTCCATCCGGTCGAGGTACTGCTCACGCATGAGGCGGGCCTCGACGACGCCGGTGATCTGCAGCATCCGGTCCGCGAGGGTCGACTTGCCGTGGTCGATGTGGGCGATGATGCAGAAGTTACGGATCTGCTCCGGCGCGGTGGCGGCGGGCTCGATCGTGCGCCTCGTGGCGGGGCTGGCCATCGG
This DNA window, taken from Kineosporiaceae bacterium SCSIO 59966, encodes the following:
- the ybeY gene encoding rRNA maturation RNase YbeY — its product is MSVEVLNESGRDVDEAEVGALARYVLDEMHVHPQADLSVLLVDTETMSRLHEQWMDEPGPTDVLSFPMDELRPGTEAEPAPAGLLGDVVLCPEVAARQAAEAGHSTAEELLLLTAHGILHLLGFDHAEPEEEKEMFALQRRLLLTFLSGRR
- a CDS encoding PhoH family protein, with protein sequence MAEQPQHQSQHRIVVPPEVPMVALLGARDELLTVIERAFPRVDVLARGNEVTLTGDPGEMALVERLVDELLAVLEAGHALSPDAVERSVAMLRQQLTERPADVLTLNILSARGRTIRPKTLNQKRYVDAIDDHTVVFGIGPAGTGKTYLAMAKAVQALQAKYVNRIILTRPAVEAGERLGFLPGTLTEKIDPYLRPLYDALHDMMDPEAIPRLMAAGTIEVAPLAYMRGRTLNDAFIILDEAQNTSAEQMKMFLTRLGFGSKMVVTGDVTQVDLPAGTTSGLRVVQEILDDVEDVHFASLTSQDVVRHKLVSDIVDAYGRWDAARVGGGRGRPARGSAT
- a CDS encoding HIT domain-containing protein; the encoded protein is MSSPDTDPECLFCRIVAGDLPADVVRRDERVVAFRDVDPKAPVHVLVVPVAHYPDVAALAAADKDLLADVVRVGAEVAADECDGQFRLLFNTGRAAGQSVFHVHGHVLGGRSMQWPPG
- a CDS encoding SigE family RNA polymerase sigma factor encodes the protein MTEPVAGDPRDWDADTAVANLYAVHWRPMVRLAALLMGETASAEEVVADAFVGLHRRWPRLRDPQAAAAYLRASVVNGSRSVRRHRDVEVRRRQPGSPEPAGPEERALRSEEDARVLAALRRLPRRQQEVLVLRYYADASEAEIADTLGVSRGAVKSHAHRGVAALRAALTEEGLR
- the dnaJ gene encoding molecular chaperone DnaJ encodes the protein MSDHYDVLGVSRDATPEEIKKAYRRLARKLHPDVGGPDSAERFKEVSAAYEVLSNPDKRRAYDMGADPNGTGGGFGPGFGFSDIFETFFGGSAGQRGPATRQRRGQDALVRLEVDLAEAVFGSERELQVDTAVLCPTCQGSCCRPGTSPRTCDVCGGRGQVQRVARSFLGQVMTTTPCPSCQGYGTVIPEPCLECSGEGRVRSRRSLTIKVPPGVDSGTRIQLTGRGEVGPAGGPPGDLYVEIAVRPHETLTRRGDDLHCTVTVPMTGAALGTTIELETLDGTVPVDVRPGTSSGEVVTLREHGVTRLRVGGRGDLHVHIEVQTPTKLDEEQERLLRELARLRGEERPQGRVESAQQNVFSRLRDRFAGR
- the hrcA gene encoding heat-inducible transcriptional repressor HrcA; translated protein: MSDERRLAVLRAIVEDYVDTHEPVGSKALVDRHNLGVSPATIRNDMAVLEEEGLIAQPHTSAGRVPTDKGYRLFVDRLSEVKPLSPAERRAITTLLQDAVDLDDVLERTVRLLAQLTHQVAVVQYPSLTRSRVRHVELVPVGAGRVLVVLITDTGRVEQRTVEVDADLSEELVGQLRARLNEAAAGHPLQDAVTRLEPLAESVRPEVREPARRVVAALQGALRQQREDRMVMAGAANLARAGIDFAAIGPVLEAIEEQVVLLRLLSEMADDPASGVSVRIGHENLYEGLVTTSVVSSGYGVAAGDAGSHVARLGVLGPTRMDYPTTMAAVRAVARYVSRILVG
- a CDS encoding DUF3097 domain-containing protein; protein product: MSDRYGPDVLATDWRRPRRGRSTDAVAEPGLVVEDVETGWCGAVVRVEKAGGVHVVQLEDRHGRTRAFPLGPGFLLDGSPVRLVAPRRPAAARTPARTASGSVAVPAARARVARGSRLWVEGQHDAELVERVWGDDLRVEGVVVEPLYGVDDLPSAVEEFAPGPGRRLGILLDHLVAGSKEARIAEQALRGGRYADHVLVVGHPYVDVWQAVRPQRIGVDAWPTVPRGRPWKEGVLEALGWPADGPADVAAGWRRILGSVRSYADLEPDLLGRVEELIDFVTADPG
- a CDS encoding DUF4870 domain-containing protein — encoded protein: MSRWERNWAVAAHLTSFVAAYVALGFLGPLVVLLVQGDKSPYVRSHAVEALNFNLTWLIYILVSALLVVVLVGIALLAVVGIAYAVLVVLAAVAAADGRTYRYPLTIRFIS
- a CDS encoding DUF4870 domain-containing protein — protein: MSQHPTGPDQPEQPPQRPDQPQQPPPYGQQPPPYGQQPPPYGQQPPPYGQQPPPYGQQPGGYQAYPGAGAPPAGGYTNELSPADQRMWSMLAHLGAILFSFLAPLVVYLVMKDRGPFVREQSREALNFNITLVIGYVVGAVLTTVFVGGLVMFALGVLNIVFPILAAIAVNKGENYRYPFAWRIVT
- a CDS encoding coproporphyrinogen III oxidase, which translates into the protein MSPSTPPDGDPAPDDGLLPASAAAGAERRALGLYAHVPFCRVRCGYCDFNTYTAEELGPSSLPGAGRAGYAQALVDELAVAARVLEASGVPHRDVSTVFLGGGTPTLLPAADLAGVLDGVRRHLGLAPGAEVTTEANPDSVDARYLDALAAAGFTRVSLGMQSAVPHVLATLDRTHRPERVPDVVRWAREAGLQVSLDLIYGTPGESLQDWRRSVDAALACEPDHVSAYALVVEPGTRMAAQVRRGELAAPDDDDLAAKYEVADAALEAAGYRWYEVSNWARGADRVCRHNLSYWRGDDWWGAGPGAHSHVGGVRWWNARHPAAWAARLAEGRSPAQGREVLDDEARDVERVMLAVRLADGLEADAVPAAGRERFGDLAARGLLDRQAAARGRVVLTRRGRLLADAVVRDLLGW
- a CDS encoding GNAT family N-acetyltransferase, encoding MSADPEVRLDVVTAEDEELRLAVLALRPRPEQEVFSATAARTLPEALADPARTPFVVRRDGAPVGFGVLDREGYLDELVDAPERAVLLRGFYLAAEHQGRGLGTRAAALVPGLAGALHPDADLVVLTVNTANPAAVTAYLRAGFRDTGVTYLGGDAGPQHVLVAPVPRGG